The Sorangiineae bacterium MSr11954 DNA segment GGATCGAGCCGGGGATCTTCGAGAGGTCGGCCCCGGGCTTGAGCACGAGCCCTCCATTCCCCTGGACGAGGTGCGTCTCGAGGAGCATCCGCGTCAGCTCCTCGATGAACAGCGGGATGCCGTCGGTGCGCTCGACGATGAGCTGCACGACGTCCTCGGGCAGCCGGCGCCCCTTGAGGACCATGTCGGTGATGGTCTTGATGCCCTCGAGATCGAGCCCCGAGAGCGCGATGACCCGGGCTCGCCCGGCCCACGGATTGGCGAACTCGGGCCGCGCGATGGTGACCACGAGCAGCGCGTGCTGGTGGACCACGCTCGCGAGCCGATCGAGCAATTCGCGGGTCGTCGAGTCGCTCCAGTGCAGATCTTCGAACGCGAGCAAGAGCGGCTGGCGTTTGGCGCGATCGAGGAGCCAGGCCATGATCGCGTCGAGGAGCTCGGACTTCTGCAGCGGCGGCGAGAGCTTCGAGGCGCGGTACGTATCGCCGAGCGGCAGCGAGAGCCACGCGCAGAAGATGGGGATCACCCGCGCGACGTCGATACCTGCGGCCCCGAGGGTGCGTTCGAGCCGGCGCCTGGCCTCGAGCCCTGCGTCCACGCGCGGGATCTCCAGCTGCGCTCGCATCAGCTCCAGCACGGGAAACAGCGCGCTGTTCACCTGCTCGGGCAAGCAGCGGCACCACCACGGCTCGGTCCCCTCGCGCTGCCAAAATGCCCGGACCAGCCGCGATTTGCCGATGCCGGCTTCGCCCGTGACGAGAAACAGCGAGCCCGCCTGTCGCTGCGCCGAGGCCCACGCCTCGCTCATCGCGTCGAGCTCCTTCTGGCGCCCCACCATGGGGCGATCGGGCTTCGTGCGAACCGTCGGATCGTTCGGGCTGGGCGCGGCCTGGTCCACGTAGCGGTAGCACCCGGCGATCGTCTTGACGACCTCCTGCTCGCCCGCGAGGAACGGCTCGAAGTGGAAGGCATCGGCGAGCCGGCGCTGCACGGCATCGCTCACCAGGATCGCGCCCGCGGGGGCGATGTTCTCGAGCCGCATCGCGATGCTGGCGGTGACGCCCGTCGCGACGACGTCTTTCATCACGGTCAAGCCCGAGTGGATCCCGATCCGTGCCCCGCCTTGCGGCAGGTCCCGAGCGCGGTCGAAGTGCTTCTCGATCGCGATGGCCGCCCGCAGGGCCCGCGGAGCGTCCGAGTCGGTGGCCACGGGATAGCCAAAGTAGACGAGGAGGCGGTCCGCGAGCGTCCCCATCACGTAGCCCCCGAAGCGGGTGGCGATGTCCACGCATTCGCTGACCTGGCTGCGCAGCCGGGTCTCGAGCGGCTCGAGCTCCGTCTCCAGCTGCTCGATGCCTCGATCGCCCCCGAACGCGGGGGGCAACGCGCAGGACAGGACGGTGATCTGGTGCTTCCGAGAATCGCGCTCGCGGTTCTGGATCGCGACCGTCGGCGCGACGGATCCCGTCGACTGGGGGCCGAGGATCTCGCCGACGAGGTTGGCCAGGTTGGTGGCTTGGAGCTCGTTCCACAGCGCCTGCGAGCTCGGGCACCGCTGCGCCGCGTCCTTCTTGAGCGCGCGCCGCAAGAGCGCCCCGAGGGGGTGGCCCGCGATCGCTTGGGGGAGGGGAACCTCCGCGGGGCTGAGCTGCTGGTGCAACACCTCGGCGAGCGAGGCGCCGCGCACGGCGGGAGCGCCCGTGAGGCACTCCAGAAATACCAGCGCCCACGCGTAGAGATCCGTCTTGATGGTCGGAGGCTCGCCGCGAAGCTGCTCGGGCGCGCTGTAGGCGGGGGTCCCGAGCAGCTCGTGGGTCAAGGTCAGGCTTTTGTAATCGCCGGCTCGCGCGCCGGGGATCACCACCCCGATGCCGAAGTCCAGGACCTTGGCTTGCGGCTTGGCGCCCGGCGAGGACACCATGATGTTCTGCGGCTTCAAGTCACGATGGACGACCCCGTGCGCGTGGGCACAGACGAGCGCGTCGAGGACCTGGCCCATCAGCTCCCCGGCCTCCGACACCACCAGAGGCCCCATCCGGCTGACATACTCCTTGAGCGTCTCGCCGGGCACATACTGGTAAGCCGCGAAGAGCCGCCCATCCTCCGTGCGGCCCTGGTCGAGCAGTTGGACGATATGGGGGTGCCGCAGCTCGGCACATAGGCTTGCCTCGCGCTCGAATCGTGCTTCGTCTCGCCCGGTGGGCCGATATGTCGGATCCCCGCGCTGGATCTTCAACGCCACGAGCTGTTTGGTGCTGTGCTGCCGCGCGAGGTACACGGAGCCAAAGCCGCCTTCGCCAATCGGCGCCATGACGTGATAACCCGATACGGCGGGTAGATCGCTCACCACGACCTCTATGTATATCGGTTTACATCGGTCGAAGTAAATCGACGTAAGTCGATATGTCGCGCGATGTAGCGCCTAGGCACGCTTCCGCGCTGCGCCACACGTCTCACGGATCGTGCTCGGCCGAGATCCTCGCCGAACGGGACGGCCATCGGGTGAGCGCGCCGGGAGCGAGTCTTTTGAACATCATGCAGGCCCATTCGATGCGGGTGCAGCCATGGCCGATCCAAATGGAGAGCACTCTTCGGCTGTACGGGCAAAAAGGATTCCCTGCCAAGAAGCGGCTCGTGGACGGTCCAGCGGGGGTATACTGCACAACCGGGAGGGTTTCGATTGCTGGAAGCCGGCGAGCTGAATGCATTTCTCACGCAGGTTCGAAGCTCGAGCTTCTTCGAAGAGGTCGCGGCGCACGCGCTCGTGGCCATCCTCGGCGAGGTCGAACGGGTCCTCGCGGCGACCGCATTTGCAGGGCGTGCGCGCTTGACCTGCGGCATGGTGCATCTTCGGCCATCCGATGGCTACCGGCAATTGGTGGTGCTGGAAGCCGGCAGCACGGAGGCGGTGGCGCTCGAGTCGGGCTCCACCCGCCTGCCCTCGACCAGCGCGTGGCGTCTGGTGGAGCAGCACGGGTGCGCCGTCGCCATCGACGTCAGCCTCGGCCGCATCGAGGCCATGGGCGTGCCGGCGGCCCGGATCGATCCCCTCGGCGAGGGCGAGACGCGCCAGCGCCTGCTCGAGCGCGGGACCACCCACGTCTATGTGCTGCCCTTGCGCGGGGCGCGCGGCGACGTCGTGGGCATGATCTCCATCGAGGCCGCGTGCCGCGCGGCGATGGGGCAGCCGTTCGTGTGGGAGAGTTGCGACGCGGTGTTGCAGCTCTACACGGAGCTGGTCACCCCGTATCTGTTGGCGCGGCCGTCGCGGCCCGCCGTCGTCGAGCACGAAGATCCGCTGCTGCCGGTGCTGGGCGCGGCGATGAAGGGGCTCGTGCGCCTCTTGCGCGTGTTCGCCCAGCAAGACGAGACGATCCTCCTCTGCGGCGCGACCGGCACCGGCAAGTCGCGGCTGGCGCGCTGGTGCCACGAGCGCTCGCCGTTCCGCGAGGGGCCCTTCGAGGTGCTCGATCTGTCCACGGTGCCCGAGGATCTGCAGCTCGCGGAGCTATCGGGCTGGCGCAAAGGCGCCTTTACGGGGGCCAGCCGCGATCACGTCGGCGCGGTCGAACGCGCCGGCAATGGCACCTTGTTCATCGACGAAATCGACAAGCTGTCGCTGCGCGCGCAAGCGGGCCTGCTCTACATGTTGGAGGTGCGCGCCTACCGCGTGCTGGGCGACAGCGGCAGCGAGCGGCGCGCCAACGCGCGCTTCATCATCGGCACCAACGCCAACCTCCAAGCGGCGGTGCGCGCGCAGCGCTTTCGCGAGGACCTCTATTACCGCATCAACGTGCTGCCGGTGCGCCTGCCGTCCCTGGCCGAGCGGCCCGACGAGATCGCGCCCTGGGCGCGCTACATGCTCGAACGACGCCATCACGAACGCGTGCCCGACGGCAGCGCCGGTCTGACGGCGGCCGTCGTGCAGCGCCTGCTCGGCTATCCATGGCCGGGCAATTTGCGGCAGCTCGACAACGTCATCCGCCGTGCCTACACGGTATCGCTCGCGGAGCAGGGCAGCGCCGCGCCGCACGAGCTGGTCGTCGACGAGCACCACTTGACCCGCGCGCTCGCCTACGAAGAGGCCGATCCCGATCGCTCGCTGGTCGAGCTCCTGCACACCGCCGCCACCGCCTTCGTGCGCGAGGCGGAGCGGCACGCGGTGCTCGGCACACCGCTCGAGCTCGACCTGACCGACGCGTTTCGAGGGCTGGTGCTCGCCGCCGCCACCGAAAAGCTGGAGAGCCTCGAGGAGGCCTTCCGCCTCTTCGGCCGCCACGCGCTGGTCAAGAGCCGCAACCACCACAAGAGCCTGCGCCGCGAGCTGGAGCGGGTCGACGCCTTGTGCCGCGCGCTCGGTGTCGACCCGGGCTTGTCGTTCGGCCGCCTGTTCGATCCGGCGCAGGACGCGTGATGGCGGGGCGCGCTCGCCCCGGGGAGCGCGCGCGGTGCCTGCCTTCGTGACCCACGACGCGCGCGCCCTTTCTCCGTCGCACGCCGCGCACGGGACCGCTCTTGCGCCTCTATGGGTGGGGGGCCAAAGGCACCAGCGAGTGGGAGCGCACGAGCCGCTCGTGTTCGAGAGTCGGGATGGACATGCGTCAATGCGAATCGAGCGCGTCGTCCCAGAAATTGCAAAAGAGGTCGCGGGGCTTGCTCTGGGTCGAAATGCTCGGGTCGAGCACCATCGTCTTCTCCGTCGCGAGATCGTATTTCGGCCACTCGGGTGTGCGTTCGGTGTTCGGGTTACCGGTGACCAGGTTCGTCCAGTACGTACGCGCGCGCGCCCCGAGGAGGCGTTCGGCTGCCGTCTGGGGGTAGAGAAACGCGTCGGTGGTGTTCCACACGAAGGGGATCTCGGCCGCATGAAAGACACCCAACGACGCGAGGGGGTGCGGCGCTCTATACCCGTGTGACCACACGTAACGGTAGACGGCGGGGGTTCCCCCTTTGAGCGCGTTGCGCGCGATGCGGCGCGCTTCGCACGCGAAGGCGAAGTCGGTTCCTAGATCGATGATGGCGCGGCGCCCATTGGGTAATGGATTGAAGTAAGGGTAAAGCTTTTTGACGTCGCTCGCGTACCGCCCCGTGGCGATGTCGATGGTGGCTTCGTAGGTGGCGAGATCCGTTCCGAGGTACGGGACGGCCGCCGCCTCCTCGGTGTTGTTTCCCACGATGAGCGGCACCTTGTTGTGCTTTCCTTCGCGCAGGATCGTATAGGGATCACCCGTAAAGACGTAGTCGTCGACATTCGGGCCATACACGAGCCACCACAGATGGCCCTCGAGGGCGCCTTTCAGGAATTGCTCGGCCGCCTCCACGATGCCGCCGACGGGATGGAGAAAATGGTGAGCCGGCACCTTGCGCAGGCACGCGGGAATGTCCCGCGCCCGCGCGCACCCCTCGCGCGCCGCGATATCCTCCCCTTGCTCGTAACGGCGGGCGCGCGGGGCGACACCGATACCGCCGCTCTCCAGGATGGCCGCGGAGAACAACCCGGCGGCGAGCGGCGAGACCAGGAGATGCCCAACGCTCTCCGCGCCGGCCGATTCGCCGAAGATCGTCACTCGGTCCGGATCGCCGCCGAAGCTCGCGATGTTGTCGTGCACCCATCGCAGCGCGGCGATCTGATCGAGGCTCCCGCAGTTGCCCGAGGAGCCGTGCGGATCCTCGGCGGAAAGCGAAGGGTGGGCCGTAAATCCGAGCTCCCCCAAGCGGTAGTTGATCGTCACCACGACGACGTCCTGCTCCTTCGCGAAGGTCGCGCCGTGGTAGAGGTTTCCGGTCCCCTCGAGGATGATATCCTGATCGCTGGCGCCAGTGATGAACCCGCCGCCGTGAATCCAGAACATCACGCGCTTCTTCGCGCGCTCCGCCCGCACGGCGCCGATCCCGTGCTCGCCAACTTGATCGGGCAGCAAGCCGAGACGATGCTCGCCGACCTGCGCCGCACGAGCACCAGCGACGACGTCCGCCGCGCGGTGCGCGAAGAGTTGCGCAGCGGGGCGCCGGCGATGGACCGCATCGCGCGCCGCCTCTCCACCACACCGAGCACGCTCCGGCGCCGCCTCTCGGAAGAAGGTGTAAGATACAAGGATTTGCTGGAGTCGGCCCGGCGCGAGTCGGCGTACGCCTACCTGCGCGATCCCTCGCTCACCATGACCGAAATCGCATTTCGCCTCGGCTACCGCGACGCCACGGCCTTTTTCAGGGTGTTCAAGCGCTGGACCGGCCAGACCCCCACCGAATACCGTCGAAGCTCCGAGTCGCCGTCCCGCTCTTAGCGCGCCGCCCTCCAACGTGGCGACCTGCGCTCGGTATTTCGCGACACGGATGCGTCATGCACTCTCGGTCGGATTCTCCAGAAACTCCCCGAGCCTGCGATGCAGCTCGGCGAGCTCGCCCCGCGAGAGCTTCATGACGCGTTTCCAGACGGAGTCCACCGCGGCGTTGGGCGAAACGGCTGCCGGGGGCGCGCTCTTCGCGAGCGCTTGAGAGAGCGTCCTGGCTTCTCCGGCTTCGACGCGCGCGACCAACTCGGCCTGCTCCTCTTGCGGGCGATCGACGATGCGCACGGCGTCGGTGATGGTGAGCTTTCCTGCCTGCACCGCCGCCGTCACCTCGGGCGCAGCTTGATCGACGACCTTTTTTGCGCGCTGGACGAGGCTCGGCGAGACGCCCACTTGCGCGGCGGCCTTCGCGCGGGGTTTGCGCGCTTCGGTCTCTGTTCCGTCGGAGGGCTCGACCTCCGGGGTCTCCTTTTTCCCGGGGCCTTTGGCGCCGTCCGCTCCTTGGCCAGCCTTCTCCGGCTTGCCCGTCTCGTCGGAATACAGCTTTTCGATCGCGACGGCCAGTATGGCAAGTTGGCTATCGCGCAGCTGGCGCCGACGAAGATTGGCCGACGTGACGTACGCGACGGGATCGGCGCCCTGCCACATCGTATGCTGCGGTTCGACTTCGGCCATCTGACAGGCTCGCAGACGATTGCGTCCGTCGAGCACCCATCGCTCGCCCATCTCGTCGAGCACGACGATGGGCGCGCGAAGGCCGTTTTTTCGGATGTCGTCCGCGAGCTCACGAAGCTCGTCGCCTTTCATCAAGGGAAAGAGCTCTGCCGCGGGATGGACGCGAAGGGAGAAAAGATCCATTACCTTTCCGTTCTCGGTGTGTGCCGATTCGCGTGGGCTCGCGCGCAACCGAGCGCGAGCCGCAACGCAGGAGGACTGCCGTGTCGGGCGGGCCCGACGAGAGCAAATGGATCGGCGTGCGCGTTCATCGGTGCCGAATGGGCGTCGTTTTTCGAGTCGACCTTCACGCGCGCAGGATCCTGATGCCCCCACAGTCCGCGCGCATCATGCCTGGATGTGCCCTCATCGCAACCCGTTTCCGACGCCCGCGGCTGCTGGGTTCGTGTGGATTTCGTGTGGATTTCGTGTGCCTTCCGCGCTGACCGAAGAACTGGCGCCATACACGTAGGGTCACGCGGAGAGCGCGATGGCGGCCGATTCGGCCGCTCGCTTCATGATTGAGGGAGCTGGTCGAGCACCTGTCGATGGACGCCGAGAATCCAGATATGGGTGGCATCGATCTTCTTCGTGCGAAGCAGCGCGGGACGGACGAGCGCGAACGAGACCACCATGAGCGCGACAAAGCCGATTCCGGCCAGCGATAGCAGGACGCCTGCCGCCGTCTCGGACGCGGACGCCAGAACCAGTCCGAGGACGAACGGGACGAACATCACGCCGAGGGCGGCCCAAAGCGCGATCATCGCCTTGCGCCATCGTTCGTTGCACGGCTGGCAAAGGGGAAGGACCATCTTCGCCTGCTTGCGCATGATGAGCATGGCGATGATCCCGACCAAGTTGCACAGAACGAAAAAGAGCACCGTCCACGGGGGCGTATATTGAAACGTGTGGTTTCGCGGCACGAGACCGTCGGGGCGGCCGCACTTCATGCAAACGGCAGGAAGGTTCGCCCCGAGGGTATGAACGAGCGCGTCACCCTCGCGACGGGTATAGGAGCCGGGCGGCTGAGGGGCGGCGTAAGGGAGATGGGCGTGCGGTGCACGCGGAGCGGCGTAAGGGTTCGCGTTTGGATCGATCGGGTTCATCGCGTGTCCGAGTTATACGGATGTAACGCGCCAATATTCTGCCCTTTCATCGGAGGACGCGAGAAATAAACGGACGCCACCGGGGTGACTCGAGCGTTGGTCACTGAACGTTTTTGGGTCGTCCGGGGCCCTTTCTTCCGGCGCGTGGGGCTGTTTCTACGAGGGCGTAGCGCACGGTCTGGCAACGAGGAGCTTTCGCCTTGGACTCGAGGACTCGAGGGCTCGAGGACTCGAGGGCTCGCAGACGAAGGCGTCGACGTGACGTCATCGGACGCGAGCTCGTTTGCGGACGCGAGCTCGTTTGCGGACGCGAGCTCGTTTGCGGACGCGAGCTCGTCACGGACGCGAGCTCGTCACGGACGCGAGCTCGTTCGCGGACGTGAGCTCGTTCACGGAAAGGCCGCGCGCTCGGATAGGATTTGCACATACGAGAGGGCAGGAGCGAACGGGGCGCTCTCGCGGAATTCGCCGATTCGCGCATCCCTTCTCGAAACAGGACGTGGGAATTCATCGCCCCATCCGATTTCACGCTGAGCTTCCGCGAGCACACCCGGATCGCCATGCCCGTGCGCGTCTGCGCGAGGGTTCGGGTGCTTGCGACCACCCATTGCACGAGGCCGGCGGCCGGGCTCGAGGATGGCATACCGGCATGCAGGGATTATCTTGGTGAGTCCACACCAACCCGGAGGCTTAATCGATGAATTCCCTGAATCGCAAGCGTATGCGCGTCTCGGCCGGAGTCGACCTTTCCTTCGTGACGGCCGGCGATCCGACCTATCCCGCCGTTCTTTTGCTGCATGGATTACCGAACTCGGCGAGCGGATTCCGCGACATCATCCCGACGTTGGCGGAGGTTTGCTACGTGATCGCGCCCGACTTACCCGGCTTTGGTGCATCGGAGCCGTTCCCGAAACCCACGTTCGAAGCCTACGGCGAGGCGATCCTCGAGCTCTTGTCGCATTTGCGCGTCGGGCCGCGTTATGTCTACCTGCACGACTTCGGGGCGCCGGTTGGCTTTCATGTGGCCATGAAGGAACCCGATTTGCTCCTGGGGCTCATCGTGCAAAACGCGAATGCGCATCGGTCCGGCATGGGGCCGCAATGGAACGACGTCTTTACGTATTGGTCGCATCCAAACGCGCAGACCGAAGCCGCCGTCACGAAGCATCTCAGCTACGAAGGGACGCGCGACCAATACATCGCCGGCGTTCCGGCGGACGTGGCCGCGCTCGTGTCCCCAGAGAGGTGGGAAGAAGACTGGCGGGTCATGTCTCTGCCGGGCCGGCTCGAAACCCAGCGGGCGCTGCTCGCCGATTATGGAAAATACGTGGCGCGGTTCGATGCGTTCGCGCGGTTCCTCGCCGAGAGGCAGCCGCCCGCGGTCATGGTGTGGGGGCGCCACGATATCTATTTCGATATTGCGGAGACGGTGTCTTGGATGCAGGACCTTCCGCGAATGGAGTGCCATATCCTCGATGGCGGGCACCTGCTCCTCGAGACGCACGCCCGGCCCGCGGCGGAGATCCTCCGGCGTTTCATCGAA contains these protein-coding regions:
- a CDS encoding TOMM system kinase/cyclase fusion protein, giving the protein MSDLPAVSGYHVMAPIGEGGFGSVYLARQHSTKQLVALKIQRGDPTYRPTGRDEARFEREASLCAELRHPHIVQLLDQGRTEDGRLFAAYQYVPGETLKEYVSRMGPLVVSEAGELMGQVLDALVCAHAHGVVHRDLKPQNIMVSSPGAKPQAKVLDFGIGVVIPGARAGDYKSLTLTHELLGTPAYSAPEQLRGEPPTIKTDLYAWALVFLECLTGAPAVRGASLAEVLHQQLSPAEVPLPQAIAGHPLGALLRRALKKDAAQRCPSSQALWNELQATNLANLVGEILGPQSTGSVAPTVAIQNRERDSRKHQITVLSCALPPAFGGDRGIEQLETELEPLETRLRSQVSECVDIATRFGGYVMGTLADRLLVYFGYPVATDSDAPRALRAAIAIEKHFDRARDLPQGGARIGIHSGLTVMKDVVATGVTASIAMRLENIAPAGAILVSDAVQRRLADAFHFEPFLAGEQEVVKTIAGCYRYVDQAAPSPNDPTVRTKPDRPMVGRQKELDAMSEAWASAQRQAGSLFLVTGEAGIGKSRLVRAFWQREGTEPWWCRCLPEQVNSALFPVLELMRAQLEIPRVDAGLEARRRLERTLGAAGIDVARVIPIFCAWLSLPLGDTYRASKLSPPLQKSELLDAIMAWLLDRAKRQPLLLAFEDLHWSDSTTRELLDRLASVVHQHALLVVTIARPEFANPWAGRARVIALSGLDLEGIKTITDMVLKGRRLPEDVVQLIVERTDGIPLFIEELTRMLLETHLVQGNGGLVLKPGADLSKIPGSIRDSLVGRLDRLGSAKQTAQLAGAIGREFTRELLLAATTKSPEQAERDLQSLRDADLVLRRTSHEQESFFFRHALIRDAAYEMLTSSERCRVHKQIADALEQHFPHAVRADPGAVAHHAFEAGAYPSAIAHGVRAATKALQQSASEEAISRAQTLLKWIKKLPEAEQGSAELKVNSILTPSLMNKYGWAAKELADTAARSLEILKTAGDSPHRVFSLWWIVMNRLVAGNRATLAELTSQLRALAKQTGEAEVIGASEALIGYYSYTQGDCEGGSRAMRLALDAYDPKLHRESGATYGFDVRVYATASLARVTWDMGHAERATALAQDAVSWAREIDHVPSLGIALMYQSIVHQYNDEKEQAGEVSKELLELSARYGLTVYAAYARLMHCWATDDLSGGEESFGLLDTIKSLHAVAYFYSLLADIDLLQSGPEVALARIDTCIALCGSVDEHYYEPHLYLRRARYLTMADPKHEGARARRDLETAQRMAIAQGAAHIAKRASGAMARQRDFG
- a CDS encoding sigma 54-interacting transcriptional regulator yields the protein MLEAGELNAFLTQVRSSSFFEEVAAHALVAILGEVERVLAATAFAGRARLTCGMVHLRPSDGYRQLVVLEAGSTEAVALESGSTRLPSTSAWRLVEQHGCAVAIDVSLGRIEAMGVPAARIDPLGEGETRQRLLERGTTHVYVLPLRGARGDVVGMISIEAACRAAMGQPFVWESCDAVLQLYTELVTPYLLARPSRPAVVEHEDPLLPVLGAAMKGLVRLLRVFAQQDETILLCGATGTGKSRLARWCHERSPFREGPFEVLDLSTVPEDLQLAELSGWRKGAFTGASRDHVGAVERAGNGTLFIDEIDKLSLRAQAGLLYMLEVRAYRVLGDSGSERRANARFIIGTNANLQAAVRAQRFREDLYYRINVLPVRLPSLAERPDEIAPWARYMLERRHHERVPDGSAGLTAAVVQRLLGYPWPGNLRQLDNVIRRAYTVSLAEQGSAAPHELVVDEHHLTRALAYEEADPDRSLVELLHTAATAFVREAERHAVLGTPLELDLTDAFRGLVLAAATEKLESLEEAFRLFGRHALVKSRNHHKSLRRELERVDALCRALGVDPGLSFGRLFDPAQDA
- a CDS encoding carboxylesterase family protein yields the protein MFWIHGGGFITGASDQDIILEGTGNLYHGATFAKEQDVVVVTINYRLGELGFTAHPSLSAEDPHGSSGNCGSLDQIAALRWVHDNIASFGGDPDRVTIFGESAGAESVGHLLVSPLAAGLFSAAILESGGIGVAPRARRYEQGEDIAAREGCARARDIPACLRKVPAHHFLHPVGGIVEAAEQFLKGALEGHLWWLVYGPNVDDYVFTGDPYTILREGKHNKVPLIVGNNTEEAAAVPYLGTDLATYEATIDIATGRYASDVKKLYPYFNPLPNGRRAIIDLGTDFAFACEARRIARNALKGGTPAVYRYVWSHGYRAPHPLASLGVFHAAEIPFVWNTTDAFLYPQTAAERLLGARARTYWTNLVTGNPNTERTPEWPKYDLATEKTMVLDPSISTQSKPRDLFCNFWDDALDSH
- a CDS encoding helix-turn-helix transcriptional regulator, translated to MNPEHHALLRALRPHGADPVLANLIGQQAETMLADLRRTSTSDDVRRAVREELRSGAPAMDRIARRLSTTPSTLRRRLSEEGVRYKDLLESARRESAYAYLRDPSLTMTEIAFRLGYRDATAFFRVFKRWTGQTPTEYRRSSESPSRS
- a CDS encoding ParB N-terminal domain-containing protein, whose protein sequence is MDLFSLRVHPAAELFPLMKGDELRELADDIRKNGLRAPIVVLDEMGERWVLDGRNRLRACQMAEVEPQHTMWQGADPVAYVTSANLRRRQLRDSQLAILAVAIEKLYSDETGKPEKAGQGADGAKGPGKKETPEVEPSDGTETEARKPRAKAAAQVGVSPSLVQRAKKVVDQAAPEVTAAVQAGKLTITDAVRIVDRPQEEQAELVARVEAGEARTLSQALAKSAPPAAVSPNAAVDSVWKRVMKLSRGELAELHRRLGEFLENPTESA
- a CDS encoding alpha/beta hydrolase, which translates into the protein MNSLNRKRMRVSAGVDLSFVTAGDPTYPAVLLLHGLPNSASGFRDIIPTLAEVCYVIAPDLPGFGASEPFPKPTFEAYGEAILELLSHLRVGPRYVYLHDFGAPVGFHVAMKEPDLLLGLIVQNANAHRSGMGPQWNDVFTYWSHPNAQTEAAVTKHLSYEGTRDQYIAGVPADVAALVSPERWEEDWRVMSLPGRLETQRALLADYGKYVARFDAFARFLAERQPPAVMVWGRHDIYFDIAETVSWMQDLPRMECHILDGGHLLLETHARPAAEILRRFIERGPRRTARRT